In Capricornis sumatraensis isolate serow.1 chromosome 2, serow.2, whole genome shotgun sequence, the DNA window CCTCCTCCATTGTAAAATAATTTGAAGAGGAAGCCATGTTTGTGTCATTTGAAATACATGGTCTACAGATTTGACTTGGTCATTCATTAGCTGCAAGTCTCTGATGCTTTAGCTTTTTATCACTCATGTCAGCCCCAGAATTTCTAGAGAAGCTGGATTCTCCAGCCTGGTTAACTGGAGATTCCTTCAACTGCCATGGAACATGCTTTTTACAGAAAgtggcagaaagagaaatatggaaagaggaagggaggagggcagaTCACACACACATTGTTAATAATCAAGGGAAGGCATGTAGGCATTTTAAGGTGCCTGTCAGCTCCTGCAAAACCATACTACTAGGTAAAGGCCAGGATTTAAACATGGTTCCAGAACTATGCTTTTAACATAAGTGCCCTGAAACCACCCCTACCCTCACACTACAATCCAGGAAATCTACTGAAAACTTAGGTAGAAGAAAGAAGAGCCACTTCCTTTCCCTGTGGCTGGGGCTGTTACCCTGCAGAGAGCATGGATGAGCTTAACAAAGAGAGAAGAAACTGGATGTGGGGAGACTGAGCCCCAGCTCTAAGGTACCATGTGAAAATTTTTCTGagtcttggtttcttcatctgtaaaatggagatgacacCAGCCTCACAGTGGGACAGAAGAAAAACTACTACTAAGTAGTAATCTAGCTAGTAATTTACAGCTAAAATGTTCACTTTCATTCTTAAAGGAGATACTCAGTCTgataatatttttgatattttatacaatttgtatacatatatagcaaAATCACTTATTAACAAATTATACAAATTCAAGTATAACTGATTCAAGAAACTTCCAAGCAGCAATTGTACACCAGGTATTATTCTTCCTTTCAGAACTAAAGCCTTGTCAGTTATGTGTTGTTAGGTATTAAAGGGTATGCTTTCTCCACCTGCTGTGGTGTCTGTAGAATCATTCTCTTCCCAAACAACTGAAAAAGTATGGAATAtacaaaaatcttgaaaatttcTCGATGAGTTCACTTTAATATTGAAGGGGGAAAATGtaattatagaaaagaaaaaactacacACGTATACTAATTGTGGCAGCTGTTCCCAGGAAGATTAGCATAAAAGATCACCGCTTTGCTGGAATTGTCCCCTTTTCCCCACCCAGGTGTTTATGGAAGAAAGTCTGGAGCTGCTGCCAAGCATCTACCTGGGCCCTGGCATGAGCCCTGGGCTCCCCTCCCCAGATGACAGGAGTGCCCACCAAGGTGTGCAGGGAAGCCGGGCACAGGGGGAAGTAAGGAGGCTCAATGTAGTGCCCCGTCCCTGGGTAACAGATGACCTGGGGTTTTGCCTTCCCATGGGCCTGCAAGCGTTTAGAGGCCTCGTTAGCATAGAATTCACTCTTCCAGTTGTGGTCATCCTGACCCACAAGAAACAGGAAGGGGCACTCAGCCCTTTCCACAGGAATGAAGCTCTTCCGGTCAGGTCCTTCCAAAGGGCTGTTCAGGACTTCCACAATGTCTACAAAGCCATCTTTGGTCATCTTGATTCGATTTTGGTTGAAACCCACAGGCGGCAGAATCTCACCTTTGTAGTGTAAGTTTCCACTGACACGGGCCACAGAGCCATTGATTATGACGGCCGCAGAGATGCCCTTCAGAAAGGAAGCCATGGAGAGGCAGAGCTCGCCTCCTTTTGAAATCCCAAGCAGCCCAACTCCTGGACCCTTCACCTGAGAAAAGatcaaagggaaaaggagaatgAGTCCATGAACAGTGCAGTGTGGCCAGTAGTGCCTGAACTTGAGAGTCAGGGAACTGAGCCTGAATCTGGGCTCTCCCAGTTATCAAGGTGTTCAGTCTTcggacggagaaggcgatggcaccccactccaggactcttgcctggaaaatcccatggacagaggagcctggtaggctgcggtccatggggtcgtgaagagttggacatgactgagcgacttctctttcacttttcactttcatgcattggagaaggaaatggcaacccactccagtgttcttgcctggagaatcccagggacaggggagcctggtgggctgccgtctatggggtcggacagagtcggacacgactgaattgacttagcagcagcagcagccttaggaTACTGGCCTATCCTTCCTCTGTACTTGCTTTCCACAGTTTCTCCATCACCAATCCTTGTGTCTTTAACAACCAAGTGGATAACAACTGAATACTTTGGCCTCATAGTCCCTTGGCCTCCAAACCTCCAGtgatctttttctctctcccactgAAGAGACACACTCCCATTGTCATAACCTAACCTGAGTCATCAGTAAGTACATCATCTCCAAGATCTCAGCTTCAAGCATTCTACTCTCTAATCACCCTCCTATTTACCTCCAGTTTAGCCATTCTAGTAGTGCCCACTGCTATCTCTTTGAGACTCTGACCACCATTTCTTCACCATCAGTACCTCTCTCCTGTTCTCACTTCCCACCTCATCCAGCTTAGATTTCAAGCTTCATCATTATTTTTACCCTCCTACAAACACTGTTAACTACTTTAATTGGTCATACTTGCTTGAAAAAGTTCTAACCTCAGTTAAATGCACTTATAATTCACATCCTCAGGGCCTGCATTTGTGCAAATGAACACTGCTACAGAAAAAAATCACTGCTTGTGTTGACACAACTTATGTTTATGTCATGACcacaaatttcaaataaacatccATGCTGCCCCTTAGTCCTGAAACACATCACTGAtgtttgctttccacttctcttaaAGACTGTTTCATCTTGTCTCCTACCTTTGTAAGCCGCTTTAACCCTTATTCCCCATCACTTTCATCCCATCCTACTTTATGGAGAAAATAGAAGCTATCAGGTAGGAACTTGTCCTCATTTCCCCTTCCAAGTGTGCTTAGTTCCACATGAAGCaagctccctgcctccctcctgttTCCTAAGTAgctctgttcttctccaaggccaTCCCTCTGCTTGTCCTTGGGATCTCATCCATTCTCATCCTCAGTGACTTTGCTCCTGCAAtgacttcctctctctttcctttgtaACTTTCTCCTCTACTGGCTCATCCCCATCGGTGTACCTCTTATATTTTAACTCTAGGTAAATTTTAGctctagttcagttcaattcagtcactcagtcgtatccaactctttgcgaccccatgaatcgcagcacaccaggcctccctgtccatcaccaactcccggagttcactcagactcacgtccatcgagtcagagatgccatccagccatctcatcctctgtcatccccttctcctcctgccttcaatccctcccagcatcagagtcttttccaatgagtcaacccttcgcatgaggtggccaaagtactggagtttcagcttcagcatcattccttccaaagaaatcccagggctgatctccttcagaatggactggttggatctccttgcagtccgagggactctcaagagtcttctccaaccaaaaccattgattcttcggcgctcagctttcttcgcagtccaactctcacatccatacatgaccactggaaaaaccatagccttgactagaaggacctttgttggcaaagtaatgtctctgcttttcaacatgctatctaggttggtcatagcttttcttccaaggagtaagctctaGTACCTCTTGCATTTTAACAGTCCCTTGACCTGAAATCTGCTCTGACCTAGTTTCTACTCCCTTCACAGCAAAACTTGTGGGAGTCtttgtagttatttttatttcttcattcactaCTCAGTCCCCTCCAGGGTAATTTGCCCTGTTCCATAAGCACTGCTCTTGTCAATCACCAAACACTTCTGTTATAAATGGCCTTTTGATTAGCCTTCGAATAgcagtcttttttcctttttgtcatgGTTTCTACAAGAGCACCCTTAACTGATTTCAACCATTCATTTCTCATAAAGACACTGGAAATGGGATATTATTGTCATCTCAGTTTTTGAGAGTAAGAAACAGGCCCCACGGTCATAAAGCTAGTTAAGTGG includes these proteins:
- the LOC138072619 gene encoding acyl-coenzyme A thioesterase 1-like isoform X2; protein product: MALAYYNYEDLPKGLENLHLEYFEEAVNYLLNHPQVKGPGVGLLGISKGGELCLSMASFLKGISAAVIINGSVARVSGNLHYKGEILPPVGFNQNRIKMTKDGFVDIVEVLNSPLEGPDRKSFIPVERAECPFLFLVGQDDHNWKSEFYANEASKRLQAHGKAKPQVICYPGTGHYIEPPYFPLCPASLHTLVGTPVIWGGEPRAHARAQVDAWQQLQTFFHKHLGGEKGTIPAKR